In Nostoc sp. UHCC 0926, a single genomic region encodes these proteins:
- a CDS encoding 7-carboxy-7-deazaguanine synthase QueE yields MIAKTTVTPTARLVEVFSAIQGEGLNVGTRQIFIRFALCDLHCHFCDSAHTWNAPATCRIERSPGLRDFEIHSNPVPLPILIEWVEQQNLPCLHDSISLTGGEPLLHAPFLMQFLPQVRAITGLPIYLETGGHRPEQLAMILPYLDSVGMDFKLPSVSGESHWQEHAKFLQLCHESYLNVFVKIIVSQNTDPAELERSALLVAEVSPNISVFLQPVTPLAASEQFSPIPVLAPTADQVLTWQALMKRFVKQVRVIPQTHKMLNQL; encoded by the coding sequence ATGATTGCTAAAACTACGGTTACACCTACCGCACGCCTAGTTGAGGTCTTTTCTGCCATTCAAGGGGAAGGACTGAATGTAGGGACGCGTCAGATATTTATTCGTTTTGCTTTGTGTGATTTGCACTGTCACTTTTGTGATAGTGCCCACACTTGGAATGCACCTGCTACTTGTCGGATAGAGCGATCGCCTGGATTGCGCGACTTTGAAATCCACTCTAACCCTGTCCCATTACCCATATTAATCGAATGGGTGGAACAGCAAAATCTACCTTGTCTACACGATAGCATTAGCTTAACTGGAGGCGAACCACTTCTTCATGCCCCATTTTTAATGCAGTTTCTCCCCCAAGTGCGAGCCATAACTGGTCTACCTATATACTTAGAAACTGGCGGACATCGCCCAGAACAACTGGCGATGATTCTCCCCTACTTAGACTCTGTAGGTATGGATTTCAAATTGCCCAGTGTCAGCGGTGAAAGTCATTGGCAAGAACATGCTAAATTTCTCCAATTATGTCATGAATCATATTTAAATGTTTTTGTCAAGATAATTGTGTCTCAAAACACAGATCCAGCCGAGTTGGAACGTTCAGCTTTGCTGGTGGCAGAGGTTAGTCCAAATATCTCAGTATTTTTACAACCTGTTACGCCTTTGGCAGCATCTGAACAATTCTCCCCAATACCTGTACTTGCCCCTACGGCTGATCAAGTTTTGACGTGGCAAGCTTTAATGAAGCGGTTTGTCAAGCAAGTGCGTGTGATCCCTCAGACGCATAAAATGCTGAACCAGCTGTAA
- a CDS encoding DUF3318 domain-containing protein translates to MTSYATSSAKAEMSELRRLKGLLPPELQSWVTVEGTTEVNPPLVRCEEIGKDQVEIQIDLVKWDALAMDQRNLLFWHEVARVQNDTIPKDGWEMAALAIGLGGAVGELWVQDGLLLVLALSLCGVSGWRLYQKNSGEKQLKELLNADEKAIALATRFGYSLPNAYKSLGSALKTLIDNTPSKRQRSKYEARLSALKRSANKAKGKSKTPDEGAL, encoded by the coding sequence ATGACATCCTATGCAACCTCCTCTGCCAAAGCGGAAATGAGTGAACTCCGGCGGTTGAAAGGCTTACTACCGCCAGAATTACAGAGCTGGGTCACGGTTGAAGGCACAACTGAGGTCAATCCACCCCTGGTTCGCTGCGAAGAAATTGGTAAAGACCAGGTAGAAATTCAAATTGACTTGGTGAAATGGGATGCCCTCGCAATGGATCAGCGTAATCTGCTGTTCTGGCATGAAGTTGCTCGCGTTCAAAATGACACAATTCCTAAAGATGGTTGGGAAATGGCAGCACTAGCCATCGGTTTAGGTGGTGCTGTAGGCGAATTGTGGGTACAAGATGGATTGCTGCTGGTGTTAGCTTTGTCGCTGTGTGGCGTGTCAGGGTGGCGACTGTACCAAAAGAATAGTGGTGAAAAGCAACTAAAAGAATTGCTAAATGCTGATGAAAAAGCGATCGCCTTAGCAACTCGTTTTGGTTATAGCCTCCCCAATGCCTACAAAAGTCTAGGTAGCGCCTTAAAAACCCTGATTGATAATACTCCTAGTAAGCGCCAACGGTCGAAATACGAAGCAAGACTCTCTGCCCTCAAACGCAGTGCCAATAAGGCAAAAGGTAAATCCAAAACTCCAGATGAGGGCGCACTGTAG